One part of the Bdellovibrio bacteriovorus genome encodes these proteins:
- the ligD gene encoding DNA ligase D yields MPLKEYHQKRDFKKTREPRGRAQKKAKKPAKEQLMFVVQEHHASHLHYDFRLEWQGVLKSWAVPKGPSLDPHLKRLAVEVEDHPLEYGSFEGVIPEKQYGAGQVYIWDTGVWIPKGNAAAGFKKGHLEFELKGKRLKGTWDLIRTRMQGRQVQWLLVKREDAYARAGYEAPLIGEKTPARRIHSQESFQFVKPMLALLVDEPPHGKEWIHEVKWDGYRIQAHVHGTSVKLYTRAGHDWAGKMTTVAHDVSGLNVQSAVLDGEVVVLDAKGVSHFQKLQNYFESDPDQKLTYFVFDLLMLNGEDLRDRPLKERRKKLQQILKGKRKGRLQLSREIKLTKGSWAQLQKQGLEGVISKKADSTYVSGRKGEWVKSKFLNRQEFVIGGYVPGKGSRSDFGALLLGVYEKGQLRFVGKVGTGFNQKNITSLKRQLDKIKTAKKPFTAGDPPKKDAIWVKPQLLAEVRFANWTHGMHLRAPVFVELRKDKPAPDVTSDALILTSPDKVLYQDEGITKLEVAEYYIAIAERMRPYLENRLLALVRCPEGSAGKCFFQKHLNAKADAVAIFEKDDALYVKDVRGLLELVQMGGYEIHGRNSRAEAPAKPDQFVLDLDPGSGVPWKDVVAAALLFKKDLEALGLRSFVKLSGGKGLHIHVPFKPGPTWDEVKHFTHALAQAWEDRYPDRFVSKMSKKIRHGKIFVDYLRNSKGSTSVLPYSLRARDKSSVALPVAWNQLKKYESGDAVSLKMALQEIKKSRDPWANYFARAPVLPLKRTRSAS; encoded by the coding sequence ATGCCTTTAAAAGAGTACCATCAAAAGCGGGATTTCAAGAAAACCCGCGAACCACGGGGACGCGCACAAAAGAAGGCGAAAAAGCCCGCCAAAGAGCAATTGATGTTTGTTGTGCAGGAACATCATGCTTCGCATTTGCATTATGATTTCCGGCTGGAGTGGCAGGGGGTTTTGAAAAGCTGGGCTGTACCCAAAGGTCCCAGTCTGGATCCTCACCTGAAGCGGCTTGCCGTTGAAGTGGAGGATCATCCGCTGGAGTACGGAAGTTTTGAAGGGGTGATTCCGGAAAAACAATACGGTGCGGGCCAGGTCTATATCTGGGATACCGGGGTTTGGATTCCCAAAGGCAATGCCGCAGCCGGATTCAAAAAAGGTCATTTGGAATTTGAGCTAAAAGGAAAAAGACTGAAAGGCACCTGGGATCTTATTCGCACGCGCATGCAAGGGCGACAGGTGCAGTGGTTGTTAGTCAAACGTGAAGATGCTTATGCCCGGGCCGGGTATGAAGCGCCACTGATTGGCGAAAAGACCCCGGCACGGCGAATTCATTCGCAAGAATCCTTTCAATTTGTCAAACCGATGCTGGCCCTGCTGGTAGATGAACCGCCTCACGGGAAGGAATGGATCCACGAAGTGAAGTGGGACGGCTATCGCATTCAGGCCCATGTCCACGGCACCAGTGTGAAGTTGTACACCCGGGCCGGGCATGACTGGGCTGGCAAGATGACAACAGTCGCCCATGATGTTTCAGGCCTGAATGTGCAGTCGGCCGTTTTGGACGGGGAAGTGGTGGTTCTGGATGCAAAGGGAGTCAGTCATTTTCAAAAACTGCAAAATTACTTTGAGTCTGATCCCGATCAAAAATTGACCTACTTCGTTTTTGATCTGCTGATGTTAAACGGAGAAGATCTGCGCGATCGTCCGCTGAAAGAACGGCGCAAAAAACTTCAGCAGATTTTAAAAGGCAAGCGCAAAGGCCGTCTGCAACTTAGTCGGGAGATAAAACTCACAAAAGGTTCCTGGGCGCAGTTGCAAAAGCAGGGGCTCGAGGGAGTGATTTCAAAAAAAGCGGACAGCACCTACGTTTCAGGCCGTAAGGGCGAATGGGTGAAGAGCAAATTTTTGAATCGCCAGGAATTCGTGATTGGCGGATACGTTCCCGGGAAAGGCAGTCGCAGCGACTTTGGGGCCTTGTTGTTGGGGGTTTATGAAAAAGGCCAGTTGCGCTTTGTTGGCAAGGTCGGGACTGGATTTAACCAGAAAAATATTACTTCGTTAAAGCGTCAATTGGACAAAATTAAAACCGCTAAAAAGCCCTTCACTGCCGGGGATCCACCGAAAAAAGATGCCATCTGGGTGAAGCCGCAATTGCTTGCGGAAGTGCGCTTTGCGAACTGGACCCACGGCATGCACCTGCGGGCTCCGGTGTTTGTCGAGCTTCGTAAAGACAAGCCCGCGCCCGATGTCACTTCCGACGCGTTGATTCTGACCAGCCCGGACAAAGTGCTTTACCAAGACGAGGGCATCACCAAGCTCGAGGTGGCCGAGTACTACATTGCCATCGCTGAGCGCATGCGGCCTTATCTGGAAAACCGTCTTCTGGCCTTGGTGCGCTGTCCGGAAGGTTCAGCCGGGAAATGCTTCTTTCAAAAGCATTTGAACGCAAAGGCGGATGCTGTGGCGATCTTTGAAAAAGACGATGCCTTGTACGTCAAGGACGTGCGCGGTCTTTTGGAGCTTGTGCAGATGGGTGGTTATGAAATCCATGGTCGCAACAGCCGCGCGGAAGCACCCGCCAAGCCGGATCAGTTTGTTCTGGATCTGGATCCGGGATCAGGAGTGCCCTGGAAGGACGTGGTGGCCGCCGCTTTGTTGTTTAAGAAGGATCTGGAGGCTTTGGGGCTTCGCAGTTTTGTGAAGCTCAGTGGGGGCAAGGGACTGCACATTCATGTGCCTTTCAAGCCCGGCCCAACGTGGGATGAGGTAAAGCATTTTACTCATGCTCTTGCGCAAGCCTGGGAGGATCGTTATCCGGATCGGTTTGTCAGTAAAATGTCCAAGAAGATCCGCCACGGGAAAATATTTGTCGATTATCTGCGAAACTCAAAAGGGTCGACCAGTGTTCTGCCATATTCACTGCGTGCCCGTGATAAAAGTTCGGTGGCGCTGCCGGTGGCGTGGAATCAGTTGAAAAAATATGAAAGCGGGGATGCCGTCAGTCTGAAAATGGCTTTGCAGGAAATCAAGAAAAGCCGAGACCCTTGGGCAAATTACTTTGCCCGGGCCCCGGTTTTGCCATTGAAGAGAACTAGAAGTGCTTCTTGA
- a CDS encoding DegT/DnrJ/EryC1/StrS family aminotransferase — MSIQQVPFITLNRFEPGFRDEFLNGVANLFDKTQFVGGPIVGEMEANLAAYTKSKHAIGCANGTDAIQIALRAVGVNKNDKVLVPDMTFWATFEAVVNVGANPVTVDVNRETCHWDLATFKQAVEQFKPKAAVMVHLYGWASADTLEIRKFAKEAGVLLIEDGAQCFGTEIDGQSILGTALISTTSFYPAKVLGASGDAGAIFTTNDEYAKNCRTLINHGRTDHYSHGMIGWNSRIGAYESLFLNMSLKHIDARIQSRMNAVKFYEESLKGLPLKPVRATSKVKENGYCAVAMIEPSLRASLIDSLKKANVGYGTIYPGAMSHQSGSAGHLAGKIDNGNAHHISQAVLNLPCYAYITQEELQYVCDTVKKHF, encoded by the coding sequence ATGAGCATTCAACAAGTTCCATTTATCACCCTGAATCGTTTTGAACCTGGTTTCCGTGATGAGTTCCTGAATGGCGTTGCAAATCTTTTCGATAAAACGCAATTCGTGGGCGGTCCTATTGTTGGCGAAATGGAAGCCAACCTTGCAGCTTACACAAAATCCAAACACGCTATCGGTTGTGCCAACGGCACTGATGCGATCCAAATTGCTTTGCGTGCAGTGGGCGTTAACAAGAACGACAAAGTCCTAGTTCCTGATATGACTTTCTGGGCCACTTTCGAAGCCGTTGTGAACGTGGGCGCGAACCCTGTGACTGTGGATGTAAATCGTGAAACATGCCACTGGGACCTTGCCACTTTCAAACAAGCTGTAGAACAGTTCAAACCCAAAGCCGCGGTGATGGTTCACCTTTACGGCTGGGCTTCTGCTGACACCTTGGAAATCCGCAAATTCGCCAAAGAAGCCGGCGTTCTTCTGATCGAAGACGGCGCCCAGTGCTTCGGCACTGAAATCGACGGCCAGTCCATCCTGGGCACGGCTTTGATTTCCACCACCAGTTTCTATCCGGCAAAGGTTCTGGGTGCTTCCGGAGACGCAGGTGCGATCTTCACGACCAACGATGAATACGCCAAAAACTGCCGCACGCTTATCAACCACGGCAGAACTGATCACTATTCTCACGGCATGATCGGCTGGAACTCCCGTATCGGAGCTTACGAATCTTTGTTCCTGAACATGTCTTTGAAACACATCGATGCACGCATCCAAAGCCGCATGAACGCTGTGAAGTTCTATGAAGAGTCTTTGAAAGGTCTTCCTCTGAAACCAGTGCGTGCGACTTCCAAAGTGAAAGAGAACGGCTACTGCGCCGTTGCGATGATCGAACCTTCTTTGCGCGCTTCTTTGATTGATTCATTGAAAAAAGCCAACGTGGGTTACGGCACCATCTATCCGGGCGCGATGAGCCACCAATCCGGTTCTGCAGGTCACCTGGCTGGCAAGATCGACAACGGCAACGCTCACCATATCTCTCAAGCGGTTTTGAATCTTCCTTGTTATGCTTACATCACTCAGGAAGAGCTTCAGTACGTTTGCGATACAGTCAAGAAGCACTTCTAG
- a CDS encoding type 1 glutamine amidotransferase domain-containing protein produces the protein MNQSLAGKKIAIIATDGFEESELIEPRNYLDKAGAQTVLVSLKPGHIKAWKKGEWGDFLAVDKSLDEVDPSEFDALMIPGGVINPDKLRMDKKAVKFVQAFVDSHKPIAAICHGPQLLIETGIVSGRKITSWPSLRTDLINAGGDWFDTQVVVDNGLVTSRKPEDISAFSEKMIEVFSMGDQQLKDATPPL, from the coding sequence ATGAATCAATCACTGGCCGGTAAAAAGATAGCCATCATTGCCACTGACGGTTTTGAGGAATCAGAACTGATCGAACCCCGCAACTATCTGGACAAGGCCGGCGCACAGACGGTGCTTGTGTCATTAAAGCCAGGTCACATCAAGGCCTGGAAAAAAGGCGAATGGGGTGACTTCCTGGCCGTCGACAAATCCCTGGATGAAGTCGACCCTTCTGAATTTGACGCCCTGATGATTCCTGGCGGAGTCATCAATCCAGACAAACTGCGAATGGATAAAAAAGCCGTCAAGTTTGTACAGGCCTTTGTGGATTCCCACAAACCCATTGCCGCCATCTGCCACGGTCCGCAGCTACTGATCGAAACCGGGATTGTTTCAGGTCGAAAAATCACTTCCTGGCCCAGCCTGCGCACGGATTTGATCAATGCCGGGGGGGATTGGTTTGACACGCAGGTGGTCGTCGATAACGGACTGGTCACCAGTCGTAAGCCCGAAGACATCTCCGCCTTTAGCGAAAAGATGATCGAGGTCTTTTCAATGGGTGATCAGCAATTGAAAGACGCCACGCCCCCTTTATGA
- a CDS encoding BON domain-containing protein, producing MRHDQREPRNLRRDEQRPSRREASERRDWYERDEMDERSGYRDEDYRPSSEYRDASDYRRDFNYSNQDYGRTQGSRELSRGSRSIDGNRSGSSYESSASGRQDRYGSSGEQSYGRSYDDRNERSWDRSERSERGSGYEAGRFDSRRGLYGTSDLTRQGSDQYRTSSSFDTDRDRSSERGSERSSERSEGRSQFFGRGPKSYKRSDERIKEDVCEMLTRDNNIDAEGIEVEVKDGEVTLSGTVPDRRMKHMAEDCAEGCYGVKDVTNNIRVNRESSSEKDTSSTSSLSSERSSSTTGTTGTSGTKKSSSSSTSTNAPNH from the coding sequence ATGAGACATGATCAACGTGAACCACGCAACTTGCGCAGGGATGAACAACGTCCGTCCCGCCGTGAAGCCTCTGAACGCAGAGACTGGTATGAGCGCGATGAAATGGACGAGCGCTCCGGATACCGCGATGAAGACTATCGTCCCTCCTCTGAATATCGCGATGCTTCTGACTATCGCCGTGACTTTAATTACTCCAATCAGGACTACGGCCGAACACAGGGTTCCCGTGAACTATCCCGTGGCAGCCGCTCTATCGACGGCAATCGCTCCGGCTCTTCCTATGAATCCAGCGCCAGCGGCCGTCAGGATCGCTACGGTTCCTCTGGTGAACAGTCTTACGGGCGCTCTTACGATGACCGCAATGAACGTTCCTGGGATCGTTCAGAAAGATCCGAAAGAGGCTCCGGCTATGAAGCCGGCCGTTTTGATTCCCGTCGCGGGCTTTATGGCACCAGTGATCTGACCCGCCAAGGATCGGACCAATACCGCACCAGTTCCTCTTTCGATACAGATCGTGATCGCTCTTCCGAGCGAGGGTCTGAACGCAGCTCGGAGCGCTCTGAAGGACGTTCCCAGTTCTTCGGTCGCGGTCCAAAGTCCTACAAACGCTCCGACGAACGCATCAAGGAAGATGTGTGCGAAATGCTGACTCGTGACAACAACATCGATGCCGAAGGCATTGAGGTTGAAGTGAAAGACGGTGAAGTCACATTGTCGGGAACGGTGCCTGACCGCCGCATGAAACATATGGCGGAAGACTGCGCCGAAGGCTGCTATGGTGTGAAGGATGTCACCAACAACATTCGCGTCAACCGCGAATCGTCTTCTGAAAAGGACACGTCCTCCACCTCCTCCCTGAGCAGTGAACGTTCCTCAAGTACAACGGGCACAACAGGAACCAGCGGAACGAAGAAGTCCTCTTCCTCCAGCACGTCCACAAACGCCCCGAATCACTAA
- a CDS encoding BON domain-containing protein: MKKQNRATPPRKDKIQTRDAGIHCYHDLDSQKELQSSRPDINRQRQGSTGCTQSFRPPFDDARFGSTSSKDMDVSDSNISDEVEQTLALEVDIDIADVEVIVTQGEVTLRGIVADRKMKRFVEEHVSRCSGVKDIHNDLHFKRK; encoded by the coding sequence ATGAAAAAGCAAAACCGAGCGACACCTCCGCGGAAAGATAAAATTCAGACCCGCGATGCCGGCATTCATTGCTATCATGATCTGGATTCGCAGAAAGAGCTGCAATCCAGCAGGCCTGATATCAACCGTCAGCGCCAAGGCTCCACCGGCTGCACCCAAAGTTTCCGGCCGCCCTTTGATGATGCGCGCTTTGGGTCCACGTCAAGCAAGGATATGGACGTCAGCGACAGCAACATCAGCGACGAGGTCGAACAAACTCTGGCGCTGGAGGTGGACATCGACATCGCCGACGTGGAGGTCATTGTCACCCAGGGCGAAGTCACTTTGCGAGGGATCGTGGCCGACCGCAAGATGAAAAGATTCGTGGAAGAGCATGTATCACGCTGTTCCGGCGTCAAAGACATCCACAATGATCTGCACTTCAAACGAAAGTAG
- a CDS encoding FAD-dependent oxidoreductase, with protein MQPHQQNNASFWQDTQVPEFQPLREDASTDVCVIGAGIAGLLNSYVLLKNGFQVTLLERDTLGHNETSRTSAHLSNVLDEGLSRLLDNLGEDNARKAIASHSDAIDLIEKIVEEEHIDCDFRRLDGYLYLSPETNKDYLKEEAQAAAKLGFKDVELLSSPPHFAEFGPALRFPRQARIHSLKFINGLLKAIVGMGGKIHSKSPAVEFKDGALPSVKTDSGHYVYARHVVVCTNVPVNDRVMIHTMEAAHRSYIIGIEVPHDAFPDILMWDTSHPYHYVRKVENHAEGKDLMLIGGEDHRVGQEDHPEAKFETLHDWALFNLGISGPIAYKWSGQIIEPVDGLAHIGRNPGNRNTYIVSGDSGHGLTHAAVSAMVIRDLIQQNHNEWTHIYSPSRFQVKNLGTVISVNMNMLAQYRDRIALREELKNVSAHPGEGRLVHQGAKTFAVYTSESNETVTLNAVCPHLGGIVHWNDAEKTWDCPCHGSRFACTGEVINGPAISGLKQAVMKKPQEKAETIAMPDERTEYEKAKPSDTSAER; from the coding sequence ATGCAGCCACATCAACAGAATAACGCCTCTTTCTGGCAGGACACTCAGGTCCCCGAGTTCCAGCCACTTCGCGAAGACGCATCCACCGATGTGTGTGTGATCGGAGCCGGTATCGCCGGACTTCTGAACAGCTATGTCCTATTAAAAAACGGCTTTCAGGTGACACTCCTGGAAAGGGACACTCTGGGCCACAACGAAACCAGCCGCACCAGCGCGCACCTTTCCAATGTGCTCGACGAAGGACTTTCAAGACTTCTCGACAATCTGGGGGAAGACAATGCCCGAAAGGCCATTGCCAGCCACAGTGATGCCATTGATCTGATAGAAAAAATTGTCGAGGAAGAACACATCGACTGCGACTTCCGCCGACTGGACGGATATCTTTATCTAAGCCCCGAGACGAACAAAGATTACCTGAAAGAAGAAGCCCAGGCCGCAGCAAAACTGGGCTTTAAGGATGTGGAACTGCTTTCCTCACCACCTCATTTCGCCGAGTTTGGTCCGGCCCTGCGCTTCCCCCGTCAGGCCCGCATTCACAGTCTGAAGTTCATCAACGGACTTTTGAAGGCCATCGTGGGCATGGGGGGAAAAATTCACAGCAAGTCTCCGGCGGTGGAATTCAAGGACGGCGCCCTGCCTTCCGTGAAAACCGACAGCGGACACTATGTCTACGCCCGGCATGTCGTCGTCTGCACGAATGTGCCGGTCAATGACCGGGTGATGATTCACACCATGGAAGCCGCCCACCGCAGCTATATTATCGGAATCGAAGTGCCTCACGATGCTTTCCCCGACATTCTGATGTGGGATACCTCTCATCCCTATCACTATGTGCGCAAAGTCGAAAATCATGCCGAAGGAAAGGACCTTATGCTGATTGGCGGTGAAGATCACCGCGTGGGCCAGGAAGATCATCCCGAAGCCAAATTTGAAACCCTGCACGATTGGGCTCTGTTCAACCTCGGCATTTCCGGGCCGATCGCTTACAAATGGTCCGGACAGATCATCGAGCCCGTCGACGGCCTTGCCCACATTGGAAGAAACCCTGGCAATCGCAATACCTATATTGTCAGCGGCGACTCCGGTCATGGGCTGACTCACGCCGCGGTCAGCGCCATGGTGATTCGTGATCTGATCCAGCAAAATCACAACGAGTGGACTCACATCTATTCGCCTTCGCGTTTTCAAGTGAAAAATCTGGGAACTGTGATTTCGGTCAATATGAATATGCTGGCCCAATACCGCGACCGGATTGCTTTACGCGAAGAACTCAAAAATGTTTCAGCCCATCCGGGTGAAGGACGGCTGGTGCATCAGGGAGCAAAGACATTCGCCGTCTATACCAGCGAAAGCAACGAGACAGTCACTCTCAATGCCGTGTGCCCGCATCTGGGCGGCATCGTGCACTGGAATGACGCCGAAAAAACCTGGGACTGCCCTTGTCACGGATCCCGCTTTGCCTGCACCGGTGAAGTGATCAATGGTCCGGCGATTTCAGGACTTAAACAAGCCGTGATGAAAAAACCACAGGAAAAGGCGGAAACCATCGCCATGCCTGATGAAAGGACTGAATATGAAAAAGCAAAACCGAGCGACACCTCCGCGGAAAGATAA
- a CDS encoding YihY/virulence factor BrkB family protein, giving the protein MTKVKNFVFTFADRFSDCHTMTWAASVAFYTCFSLAPLVMISLAVVANLGLELQQTFMSEVSSLVGPTAAEAVQAVVKNANDRVDLMSWAGILGTCTLVLSAGLIFGEMRAALTEILGHTVEEEDLSILHASIAYVKSRLLQIGLAFGFIFAMMVSLIVSTALNTVIRVGLLDNGEGAFVINIIFSLLLYVLLFTGIFHFLPVPRLALRDAFHAGIITALLFVIGKELVGLYLGGSPITSSYGAAGSIVVLLAWVYYSTLIVFIGAHSIYAWRKEFSHAATSTE; this is encoded by the coding sequence ATGACGAAAGTGAAGAATTTCGTATTCACATTCGCAGACAGATTCAGTGACTGCCACACCATGACCTGGGCAGCCTCGGTGGCTTTTTACACCTGCTTTTCTCTGGCCCCGCTGGTGATGATTTCACTGGCAGTGGTGGCCAACCTGGGGCTGGAACTGCAGCAGACGTTTATGAGTGAAGTTTCATCCCTGGTCGGTCCTACCGCCGCAGAAGCAGTGCAAGCCGTGGTAAAAAATGCCAATGACCGTGTGGATCTGATGTCGTGGGCAGGAATTCTGGGAACATGCACCCTGGTTCTTTCTGCGGGATTGATTTTCGGCGAAATGCGCGCGGCCCTGACAGAAATACTCGGACACACTGTGGAAGAGGAAGACCTGAGCATCCTGCACGCTTCGATCGCCTACGTGAAAAGCCGCCTGCTGCAGATCGGTCTCGCATTTGGGTTCATATTTGCCATGATGGTTTCACTGATTGTTTCGACTGCATTAAACACGGTCATCCGCGTGGGCCTGCTGGACAATGGCGAGGGGGCTTTCGTGATAAACATCATCTTCTCTTTGCTGCTTTACGTTTTGCTTTTTACCGGCATCTTTCACTTTCTGCCCGTGCCCCGCTTGGCCCTGCGGGACGCCTTTCATGCCGGCATCATTACGGCCCTGCTTTTCGTGATCGGAAAAGAGCTGGTCGGCTTGTATCTGGGAGGCAGCCCGATCACCTCCTCTTACGGCGCAGCCGGTTCCATCGTCGTATTACTGGCTTGGGTCTATTATTCAACTTTGATTGTTTTTATAGGTGCACATTCGATTTATGCCTGGAGAAAGGAGTTTTCCCATGCAGCCACATCAACAGAATAA
- a CDS encoding OmpA family protein, producing the protein MNIQSVIGSLILAVALSASTSFALDSSTESAGKTLGAKMVSEISFDEGKSTLTDSAKDDIRKMVNEAKQKGKIDELKVAVWADREYPTEGAKASKQDVNLANDRARSVKNFIKDELKVGSVNTYNMTERPNALQKFMHTDTAKTKTAMEDSGAAPRTQDETGFFNQKAKSSKAVIMVYMK; encoded by the coding sequence ATGAACATTCAATCTGTGATTGGCTCTTTGATTTTGGCAGTGGCTTTGTCTGCAAGCACATCGTTTGCTCTGGATAGTTCCACCGAATCCGCGGGAAAAACCCTGGGCGCGAAAATGGTTTCGGAAATTTCTTTTGACGAAGGCAAATCCACACTGACGGATTCTGCCAAAGACGACATTCGAAAAATGGTGAATGAAGCCAAACAAAAAGGAAAAATCGATGAACTAAAGGTTGCTGTCTGGGCGGACCGCGAATATCCGACGGAAGGGGCCAAGGCCTCCAAGCAGGATGTGAATCTGGCCAACGACCGTGCACGTTCGGTGAAGAACTTTATCAAGGACGAATTGAAGGTGGGCTCTGTGAACACTTATAACATGACCGAGCGCCCGAACGCCCTTCAGAAATTCATGCACACCGACACGGCCAAAACCAAAACCGCCATGGAAGACAGCGGGGCTGCTCCTCGCACTCAGGATGAAACCGGCTTCTTCAATCAAAAAGCCAAGTCATCCAAAGCTGTCATCATGGTCTATATGAAGTAA
- a CDS encoding outer membrane beta-barrel protein: protein MKAISAILLGWALTVVMPAYAGFYIEPGITYEKGDNELEWPAPLSNSTGTGQGLGFNLKLGYHANDVFFIGLDGSYSKPKFESSASMDYAAEATSTLYGAVIGAQMPVAGLRIWGGYIFGGDLDPEEDGGVDVKFEGAKGPKVGVGIKILIVSLNLEYMDLEYGTSKLEEAGPVTGELGKFKNKVGLLSVSFPLTF from the coding sequence ATGAAAGCAATCAGCGCGATACTTCTGGGATGGGCCTTAACAGTTGTCATGCCGGCCTATGCAGGATTTTATATTGAACCTGGAATCACCTATGAAAAAGGGGATAACGAGCTGGAGTGGCCAGCGCCTTTGAGCAACTCCACCGGAACAGGGCAGGGCCTGGGATTTAACCTGAAGCTTGGCTATCATGCCAATGACGTTTTCTTTATCGGTCTGGACGGCTCTTATTCCAAACCGAAATTCGAAAGCTCCGCTTCCATGGACTACGCAGCCGAAGCGACATCGACACTTTACGGGGCGGTGATCGGGGCACAGATGCCGGTGGCGGGACTGCGAATCTGGGGCGGATACATCTTTGGCGGTGATCTGGATCCGGAAGAGGACGGGGGCGTGGACGTGAAGTTCGAAGGTGCCAAGGGGCCCAAAGTGGGGGTTGGTATCAAGATCCTGATCGTCAGTCTGAATCTTGAGTACATGGATCTGGAATACGGCACCTCCAAATTGGAAGAGGCCGGTCCGGTGACCGGGGAGCTGGGCAAGTTCAAGAATAAGGTCGGTCTGCTGAGTGTGAGCTTTCCTCTGACATTCTAA
- a CDS encoding FMN-binding glutamate synthase family protein, which produces MRREFYIAFAVALGLNVLFYLYWTPGLYSLFLFVPFFLLGFRDIHQNRHAIKANFPVFGHFRYILESIRPEINQYFIESNTDGKPFNREQRSVVYQRAKKVLDTVPFGTQHNVYAQGYEFVTHSMYPKHVDRKDLRVTIGTDLCKQPYSMSLLNISAMSFGSLSTASILALNGGAKDGGFAHNTGEGGISPYHLEPGGDLIWQIGTGYFGCRTHDGDFDPELFRKNASHPQVKMIEIKLSQGAKPGHGGMLSGKKVTQEIANIRNVPMGKDVISPPGHKAFSDSRGMLAFITKLRELSGGKPIGIKLCLGHRNEFEELVSLMTVEKVYPDFIVVDGAEGGTGAAPLEFTNYIGMPGMDALVIVVDTLKKAGLKDKIKVIATGKITTAFDIIKLLCLGADATYAARSMLLALGCIQALRCNNNKCPTGVATQDPNLVRGLHIPTKRVRVKNFHQETLESVAHVIGAMGVARHQDLNRSHLYKRVEDDTIKTYAQIHPGV; this is translated from the coding sequence ATGAGAAGAGAGTTTTATATCGCATTTGCGGTGGCATTGGGTCTGAATGTGTTGTTCTATCTGTATTGGACGCCAGGACTTTATTCCCTGTTTTTGTTTGTGCCTTTCTTCCTGCTGGGATTCCGCGACATTCATCAAAATCGCCACGCGATCAAGGCGAATTTCCCGGTGTTCGGTCACTTCCGTTATATTCTGGAATCCATCCGACCTGAAATAAATCAATACTTTATCGAATCCAACACCGATGGAAAGCCGTTCAATCGGGAACAGCGATCCGTGGTTTATCAGCGCGCGAAGAAAGTGTTGGACACTGTTCCCTTTGGAACCCAGCACAATGTTTATGCGCAAGGGTATGAGTTTGTGACCCATTCCATGTACCCGAAGCATGTGGACCGCAAAGACCTGCGTGTGACCATCGGGACGGATTTGTGCAAACAGCCGTATTCCATGTCGCTTTTGAATATTTCCGCGATGAGTTTTGGTTCTCTTTCCACGGCCAGTATTCTGGCGCTGAATGGCGGTGCCAAAGACGGTGGTTTTGCGCACAACACCGGTGAGGGCGGTATTTCCCCTTACCATTTGGAGCCGGGCGGCGATCTGATCTGGCAGATCGGGACGGGGTATTTCGGTTGCCGCACGCATGACGGTGACTTTGATCCTGAGTTGTTCAGAAAAAATGCATCTCACCCCCAGGTGAAAATGATTGAGATCAAACTTTCTCAAGGTGCGAAGCCAGGGCACGGCGGTATGCTGTCCGGGAAAAAGGTAACTCAGGAAATTGCCAATATTCGTAACGTGCCAATGGGTAAGGATGTGATTTCGCCTCCGGGCCACAAGGCCTTCAGCGACAGCCGTGGCATGCTGGCCTTTATCACGAAACTGCGTGAGCTTTCCGGGGGAAAACCCATCGGTATCAAACTGTGCCTGGGTCACCGCAATGAATTTGAAGAGCTGGTCAGTCTGATGACTGTTGAAAAAGTGTATCCAGACTTTATCGTCGTGGATGGTGCCGAAGGTGGAACGGGTGCTGCTCCGTTGGAGTTCACCAACTATATCGGTATGCCAGGTATGGATGCTTTGGTGATTGTTGTCGACACGCTGAAAAAAGCGGGCTTGAAGGATAAGATCAAGGTCATCGCTACCGGTAAAATCACCACGGCATTTGATATCATCAAGTTGTTGTGCCTGGGCGCAGATGCGACTTACGCGGCAAGATCCATGCTGCTGGCATTGGGTTGTATCCAGGCCCTTCGCTGTAACAACAATAAATGTCCTACGGGTGTTGCCACCCAGGATCCAAACTTGGTTCGTGGCCTGCACATTCCGACAAAACGCGTGCGCGTAAAGAATTTCCATCAGGAAACACTTGAGTCCGTTGCACACGTGATTGGCGCAATGGGTGTGGCTCGTCACCAAGACTTGAACCGAAGCCACCTGTACAAGCGTGTCGAAGACGACACCATCAAAACTTACGCCCAAATTCACCCAGGCGTTTAA